The following are from one region of the Heptranchias perlo isolate sHepPer1 chromosome 11, sHepPer1.hap1, whole genome shotgun sequence genome:
- the LOC137327246 gene encoding uncharacterized protein, with product MEKENKLQKKVMKVGKKVTERAIVDEELLAESTDSEEEEGGKEIKEEEAADKEAAGDEDDTTLGEGDTVADEKTAEDNQEQTEESTTADKTMSEEDDQSKERESGVEAEERIGRQHEGGSDEESESGAGGSDEDKGNEDVDEGESREAGSEEGESGKHGDEESERREDDDGESEVEEDETDEVKSDGDDEEGESRDDEEEGESREDEEEGESREDEEEGESREDEEEGESREDEEEGESREDEEEGESREEEEEGESREDEEEGESREDEEAGESREDEEAGESREDEEEGESREDEDEEGESREDEDEEDGEGESKEDEDGEGESKEDEDGEGESKEDEDGEGESKEDEDGEGESKEDEDGEGESKEDEDGEGESKEDEDGEGESKEDEDGEGESKEDEDGEGESKEDEDREGESKEDGDGEGESKEDEDGEGESKEDEDGEGESKEDEDGEGESKEDEDGEGESKEDEDGEGESKEDEDGEGESKEDEDGEGESKEDEDGEGESKEDEDGEGESKEDEDGEGESKEDEDEEGESMEDEDGEGESKEDEDGEGESKEDEDEEGESKEDEDEEECESREDGYDGEEDESNEEEDDEDEEGEEGESTEAEDEGDEGRNVNKIEDEIASNDEIEQKEKTKTKNKNLVSKEHTGAKQKVNQKHRSKKEKPNSEQFWNNVLPHYLTLK from the exons atggaaaaagaaaataaattacaaaaaaaagttaTGAAAGTAGGCAAAAAAGTAACTGAAAGGGCCATTGTAGATGAAGAATTATTAGCGGAAAGCACTGATTCAGAGGAAGAAGAAGGAGGAAAAGAAAtcaaggaggaggaggcagcCGACAAAGAAGCTGCTGGAGATGAAGATGATACAACCTTGGGTGAGGGAGATACTGTAGCAGATGAGAAAACTGCTGAAGACAATCAGGAACAAACTGAGGAGAGTACAACTGCTGATAAAACTATGAGTGAGGAAGACGACCAGAGCAAAGAACGAGAGAGTGGGGTAGAAGCAGAGGAAAGAATTGGAAGACAGCATGAAGGTGGCAGTGATGAGGAAAGTGAGAGCGGGGCAGGTGGGAGTGATGAAGACAAGGGTAACGAAGATGTAGACGAAGGTGAGAGTAGAGAAGCTGGCTCTGAGGAAGGTGagagtgggaaacatggagatgaggAAAGTGAGAGGAGGGAAGATGACGATGGCGAGAGTGAGGTAGAGGAAGATGAGACTGATGAAGTTAAGAGTGATGGAGATGACGAGGAGGGTGAGAGCAGGGACGATGAAGAGGAGGGTGAGAGCAGGGAAGATGAAGAGGAGGGTGAGAGCAGGGAAGATGAAGAGGAGGGTGAGAGCAGGGAAGATGAAGAGGAGGGTGAGAGCAGGGAAGATGAAGAGGAGGGTGAGAGCAGGGAAGATGAAGAGGAGGGTGAGAgcagggaagaggaagaggagggtgagAGCAGGGAAGATGAAGAGGAGGGTGAGAGCAGGGAAGATGAAGAGGCGGGTGAGAGCAGGGAAGATGAAGAGGCGGGTGAGAGCAGGGAAGATGAAGAGGAGGGTGAGAGCAGGgaagatgaagatgaggaggGTGAGAGCAGGgaagatgaagatgaggagg atggggagggtgagagcaaggaagatgaagatggggagggtgagagcaaggaagatgaagatggggagggtgagagcaaggaagatgaagatggggagggtgagagcaaagaagatgaagatggggagggtgagagcaaggaagatgaagatggggagggtgagagcaaagaagatgaagatggggagggtgagagcaaggaagatgaagatggggagggtgagagcaaggaagatgaagatggggagggtgagagcaaggaagatgaagatggggaggGTGAGAGCAAGGAAGATGAAGATAGGGAGGGTGAGAGCAAGGaagatggagatggggagggtgagagcaaggaagatgaagatggggagggtgagagcaaggaagatgaagatggggagggtgagagcaaggaagatgaagatggggagggtgagagcaaggaagatgaagatggggagggtgagagcaaggaagatgaagatggggagggtgagagcaaggaagatgaagatggggagggtgagagcaaggaagatgaagatggggagggtgagagcaaggaagatgaagatggggagggtgagagcaaggaagatgaagatggggagggtgagagcaaggaagatgaagatggggagggtgagagcaaggaagatgaagatgaggaggGTGAGAGCatggaagatgaagatggggagggtgagagcaaggaagatgaagatggggagggtgagagcaaggaagatgaagatgaggaggGTGAGAGCaaggaagatgaagatgaagaGGAGTGCGAGAGTAGAGAAGATGGATATGATGGTGAGGAAGATGAAAGTaatgaggaggaagatgatgaggaTGAAGAGGGCGAGGAGGGTGAAAGCActgaagcagaggatgaaggtgaTGAAGGAAGAAATGTAAACAAAATTGAAGATGAAATAGCGAGTAATGATGAGATCGAACAAAAAGAGAAAACAAAAACTAAGAACAAAAATCTTGTTTCGAAAGAACACACTGGTGCAAAGCAAAAAGTGAATCAAAAGCATCGCTCAAAGAAGGAAAAGCCTAACTCTGAACAGTTTTGGAATAATGTGCTACCTCATTACTTAACACTGAAATAA